Proteins from a single region of Chloroherpeton thalassium ATCC 35110:
- the modB gene encoding molybdate ABC transporter permease subunit, with the protein MNDAIANAPIDLSPFWLSLKLSLVTTLFLLFSAFPIAYIFARRTFRFKRILEAVTALPLVLPPTVLGFYILLLLSPESIFGQVFEAAFGERLVFNFGGMIIASCIFSFPFMFQPLKSGLEQIDRALLDASYTLGKSELETLFRIVIPNMKATILGASIVTFAHTMGEFGVVLMIGGNIPNETRVASVAIYDKVEQLDFFSAHIYSAILVGFSFAVLLAVNYLNRGKTR; encoded by the coding sequence ATGAATGACGCCATCGCCAACGCACCGATTGATTTATCGCCGTTTTGGCTATCTCTAAAGCTTTCGCTCGTCACCACACTATTTTTGCTGTTTAGCGCGTTTCCCATCGCGTATATTTTTGCACGAAGAACGTTTCGTTTCAAGCGGATTTTGGAAGCGGTGACGGCCTTGCCGCTCGTGCTTCCGCCCACCGTGCTGGGGTTTTACATTTTGCTCCTGCTCTCACCCGAATCGATCTTTGGGCAAGTTTTTGAAGCCGCGTTTGGCGAGCGACTCGTTTTCAACTTCGGCGGAATGATTATCGCCTCGTGTATTTTTTCATTCCCATTCATGTTTCAGCCGCTCAAAAGCGGCTTGGAACAAATCGATCGCGCCTTGCTCGATGCGTCCTACACGCTCGGCAAATCGGAATTGGAAACGCTGTTTCGCATCGTTATTCCCAACATGAAAGCCACGATTTTGGGCGCGTCGATCGTCACCTTCGCACACACGATGGGTGAGTTCGGCGTCGTGCTGATGATCGGCGGCAACATCCCGAACGAAACCCGCGTGGCCTCCGTCGCCATTTATGACAAAGTCGAGCAGTTAGATTTCTTTTCTGCCCACATTTACTCGGCGATTTTGGTCGGATTCAGCTTCGCAGTGCTATTGGCTGTGAATTATTTGAATCGAGGGAAGACGAGGTAA
- a CDS encoding TOBE domain-containing protein, with amino-acid sequence MTEDTEFLQTIEIWPLPPIEKRTIPTLNRIKGYIAKIDSAAGISLVDVATGAGILTVLILDTPKSLSYLKEAHPVHLLFKETEVAIAAPEIDKVSYSNVMDGIIEDILLGELLAEVTIAAEKETIRSIITKRAYRYLGLAKGKAVKWITKADEIVFEVAVRD; translated from the coding sequence GTGACGGAAGATACTGAATTCTTGCAGACTATTGAAATTTGGCCGTTGCCGCCAATTGAAAAAAGAACCATCCCGACATTGAACAGAATTAAAGGATACATTGCCAAAATTGATAGTGCTGCCGGCATTTCGCTTGTGGATGTGGCCACTGGCGCAGGCATCTTAACCGTGCTGATTTTAGACACGCCCAAAAGCCTTTCTTATTTAAAAGAAGCGCATCCGGTTCATTTGCTTTTTAAAGAAACGGAAGTCGCTATTGCAGCGCCGGAAATTGATAAAGTCAGCTATTCAAATGTCATGGACGGCATCATTGAGGATATTTTATTAGGTGAATTGCTCGCTGAGGTCACGATTGCTGCTGAAAAGGAAACGATCAGATCGATCATTACCAAGCGCGCCTATCGGTATTTGGGTTTGGCAAAAGGCAAAGCCGTGAAATGGATTACCAAAGCCGATGAAATTGTTTTCGAAGTCGCCGTACGGGATTAG
- a CDS encoding glycosyltransferase family 4 protein, with the protein MTRRRIIFGPYPPPYGGVAIFTSILYEHLKGHDVKLWGFGEVSGRAMNARFLLAPFGRTGFLSVPGLIFLALKDARGSRILDSTHFFLEHPNAALVHMWKILKKICGFRWIKVLHNGSLPERFEKFSEKEKKLFWTSIQNIDEFVVVSEVLEDWLKHHLKVPQKVSCIRSLLPFPALYAKRTPLRELIQAKYDKLVCSIGAFTSDYGFDQIIEAVSLIREETQKDLHLVLIDAGFVENKSFKAGLELRHPWITVLKWVPHPEVLMILAHSDAFVRAVKYEAYGISRVEALLCGTPVLATKVGEQRGLSLFDFGNISDLKCLLSLTLFDDAAFANHQKWVEFYNGEAEINLTRFKEVLFQ; encoded by the coding sequence ATGACGCGACGAAGGATTATTTTTGGCCCGTATCCGCCGCCTTATGGTGGTGTCGCGATTTTCACCAGCATTTTGTATGAGCACCTTAAAGGCCACGATGTTAAGTTATGGGGATTTGGTGAAGTGTCGGGGCGAGCGATGAACGCAAGATTCTTGCTTGCTCCTTTTGGGCGCACGGGCTTTTTGAGTGTACCAGGCTTAATTTTTTTAGCCTTAAAAGATGCAAGAGGCAGTCGCATATTGGATTCAACGCATTTCTTTCTCGAACATCCGAATGCGGCTTTGGTTCACATGTGGAAAATTTTAAAGAAGATATGCGGCTTTCGCTGGATTAAGGTTTTGCACAATGGGTCGCTCCCGGAAAGATTTGAGAAATTTTCAGAAAAAGAGAAAAAACTATTTTGGACATCGATTCAGAATATTGATGAGTTTGTGGTGGTCAGCGAGGTTCTGGAAGATTGGCTGAAGCATCACTTGAAAGTTCCGCAGAAAGTGAGTTGCATTCGAAGCCTGTTGCCTTTTCCAGCGCTCTATGCTAAGCGAACACCATTGCGAGAATTGATTCAGGCAAAGTACGATAAGCTGGTTTGTTCCATTGGCGCGTTTACGTCGGATTATGGCTTTGACCAGATTATTGAAGCGGTTTCGTTAATTCGCGAAGAAACGCAAAAGGATCTTCACTTGGTGCTCATAGATGCAGGCTTTGTGGAAAATAAGTCGTTTAAGGCCGGCCTTGAACTGCGTCATCCGTGGATTACCGTTTTAAAATGGGTGCCTCATCCAGAAGTGCTCATGATTTTGGCGCATAGCGACGCGTTTGTTCGCGCCGTGAAATACGAAGCCTATGGAATTTCAAGAGTAGAAGCGCTGCTTTGCGGTACGCCGGTTCTGGCCACTAAGGTCGGCGAGCAACGCGGTTTATCTTTATTTGATTTTGGCAATATTTCCGATCTAAAATGCCTGCTTTCACTTACACTCTTTGATGATGCAGCCTTTGCCAACCATCAGAAGTGGGTGGAATTTTACAATGGCGAAGCTGAGATCAATCTTACTCGGTTTAAAGAAGTTTTATTTCAATAA
- a CDS encoding sulfate/molybdate ABC transporter ATP-binding protein, with protein sequence MIIIEVSKELIGAGGKFKLELSFSVRKGEFLCLFGQSGCGKTTLLRMLAGLEKPDAGLIKVGEKIWFDSQQKINLPPQKRKIGFVFQNYSLFPNMTVAENLAYAMDKKDKQTITRLLETVELAELANRYPNTLSGGQQQRVAVARALARDPDMLLLDEPLSALDMHIRSKLQEELKSIHEQFQLTTLLVSHDKQEVFKLANRVIRLENGKMIKSGSPKEVLLTKNISAKYSFIGTVVEIVKIDLMYSAAISIGSEIVQVVLTRHDIPDIQVGDEVLVASKAFNPIIKKIQQLA encoded by the coding sequence ATGATCATTATTGAAGTTAGCAAAGAACTCATTGGCGCAGGCGGAAAATTCAAATTAGAGCTAAGTTTTAGCGTTAGAAAAGGAGAATTTCTTTGCTTATTTGGTCAATCGGGATGCGGAAAAACCACGCTTCTTAGAATGCTTGCCGGTTTAGAGAAGCCAGACGCAGGCCTAATTAAAGTCGGTGAAAAAATTTGGTTCGATAGTCAACAAAAAATCAACTTGCCGCCGCAAAAGCGAAAAATTGGGTTCGTGTTTCAGAATTACTCGCTCTTTCCAAACATGACCGTTGCAGAAAATTTAGCCTACGCAATGGACAAAAAAGACAAGCAAACGATCACGCGCTTGCTGGAAACCGTTGAGTTGGCTGAACTGGCCAATCGTTACCCAAACACACTTTCCGGCGGCCAACAGCAGCGCGTGGCTGTGGCTCGCGCGCTGGCTCGCGATCCCGACATGCTCCTGCTCGACGAGCCGCTTTCCGCGCTCGATATGCACATCCGAAGCAAACTTCAAGAAGAGCTGAAATCTATCCACGAGCAATTTCAGCTAACGACCTTGCTTGTCTCGCACGACAAGCAAGAAGTGTTTAAGCTCGCCAACCGAGTCATTCGCTTAGAAAATGGAAAAATGATCAAATCCGGCTCGCCAAAGGAAGTTCTGCTCACGAAAAATATTTCTGCAAAATATTCTTTTATCGGGACGGTCGTTGAAATCGTCAAAATCGATCTGATGTACTCAGCGGCGATTAGCATTGGCTCGGAAATCGTGCAAGTGGTGCTGACACGACACGACATTCCAGATATTCAAGTTGGCGACGAAGTGCTCGTTGCTTCAAAAGCGTTTAACCCAATCATTAAAAAAATTCAACAACTCGCTTAA
- a CDS encoding oligosaccharide flippase family protein translates to MIARLKAVLDRFGLNTRLSHDAIRVYLFQFLGIAASFVLSILIARILGPAEKGRYDLFLLLNSLMISFGVAGVPNGLLYYMTNEKKRLGEVHGTGLATTGFAWLILFIIGFVWIAKFTALLNGLPEWCIWLSLFIAPALLYRQIWINLMTGANEAVQMHRFQFYIILLNLFGGMYLVWAGELDFSHTIWLTAGIQVFGAIMMVAVLLMKDAKLSIDLSLARKSLSYGTFIFIASLANILHFKVDQIMINGWLGTKSLGMYAVGTKIAEMLFIIDTGLTSTATYKISSSSVQESYRLAVKLFRVQFALSGLSGLFLALIAYPLISAVYGEAYREAALPLIYLIPGIVFWSSSKILSIMLNYKLGMAKFVMVFSMIGGLVNVVLNYVFIVIFDLNISGAALASSISYAIVALITFLKVYQLRK, encoded by the coding sequence ATGATTGCAAGGTTGAAGGCTGTTCTTGACCGTTTCGGTTTAAACACACGGCTCAGCCACGATGCCATCCGTGTTTATTTATTCCAATTTCTTGGCATCGCCGCAAGTTTTGTCCTCAGCATCTTAATTGCTAGAATTTTAGGCCCCGCAGAAAAAGGCCGCTACGATTTATTTCTTCTGTTGAATTCCCTGATGATCAGTTTTGGCGTTGCTGGTGTCCCAAACGGATTGCTTTACTACATGACCAACGAGAAAAAACGGCTTGGCGAGGTTCACGGAACAGGACTTGCGACAACCGGTTTTGCTTGGCTAATCCTGTTTATCATCGGCTTTGTTTGGATTGCAAAATTTACGGCATTGCTCAACGGTTTGCCGGAATGGTGTATTTGGCTCTCGCTTTTCATTGCGCCTGCGCTGCTTTATCGGCAAATCTGGATAAACTTAATGACGGGAGCGAACGAAGCGGTGCAAATGCATCGGTTTCAGTTTTACATCATTTTGCTCAATCTATTTGGCGGCATGTACTTAGTGTGGGCAGGCGAATTGGATTTCTCTCACACGATTTGGCTAACTGCTGGCATACAAGTGTTTGGTGCGATCATGATGGTTGCCGTTTTGCTGATGAAAGATGCGAAACTGAGCATCGATCTGTCATTGGCACGCAAAAGCTTGTCTTATGGAACATTCATATTTATTGCCAGCTTAGCAAATATCTTGCATTTTAAAGTCGATCAAATCATGATCAATGGTTGGCTTGGTACAAAATCTCTTGGCATGTATGCAGTTGGGACGAAAATTGCGGAAATGCTGTTTATTATCGACACGGGCTTAACATCCACAGCTACTTATAAAATCAGCTCATCGTCGGTGCAAGAAAGTTATCGTTTGGCGGTAAAGCTATTTAGAGTGCAATTTGCACTGAGCGGCCTGAGTGGCCTTTTTCTTGCGCTTATCGCCTATCCGTTGATTTCGGCTGTTTATGGCGAAGCTTATCGCGAAGCCGCACTTCCTTTAATTTATCTGATTCCTGGCATTGTTTTCTGGTCGTCGTCTAAAATTCTCTCCATCATGCTGAACTACAAATTAGGAATGGCAAAATTTGTGATGGTATTTTCTATGATTGGCGGCTTGGTGAATGTCGTGTTGAATTATGTTTTTATTGTAATTTTCGATTTAAATATTTCTGGAGCGGCGTTGGCTTCATCAATCAGCTATGCGATTGTCGCGTTAATTACTTTCTTAAAAGTCTATCAACTTAGAAAATGA
- a CDS encoding class I SAM-dependent methyltransferase, protein MNMLSHEEMVGLQAEKHELINTQNFPTKEDYVLHLIHTFSYVQAAKLAKGKKVLDVGCNMGYGSKLISETAKQVTGVDVSEKAIEAAKSQYGGGNMAFQCIDGKRLPFANNVFDMIVNFQVIEHIVDYDAYLNELKRVLSPDGFVLFTTPNASMRLDPGMKPWNKFHVREFKSDELQTLLERFFPKVQVFWAFCK, encoded by the coding sequence ATGAATATGTTATCACATGAAGAAATGGTCGGTTTGCAAGCCGAAAAACACGAACTGATCAATACGCAAAATTTCCCGACCAAAGAAGATTATGTTTTGCACTTAATACATACGTTTTCCTACGTGCAAGCTGCGAAATTAGCTAAAGGGAAAAAAGTTCTTGATGTGGGTTGCAATATGGGTTATGGGTCAAAACTCATATCGGAGACGGCGAAGCAGGTGACTGGTGTGGATGTTTCGGAAAAAGCAATAGAAGCGGCGAAGTCTCAATATGGCGGCGGCAATATGGCCTTTCAGTGCATTGATGGCAAGCGACTGCCTTTTGCGAATAATGTGTTCGACATGATTGTCAATTTTCAAGTTATCGAGCACATCGTGGATTATGATGCTTATTTGAACGAGCTCAAACGGGTGCTTTCTCCAGACGGCTTCGTTCTTTTCACAACGCCGAACGCGTCCATGCGATTGGATCCCGGCATGAAACCTTGGAATAAATTCCATGTGCGTGAGTTTAAAAGCGATGAACTTCAAACTTTGCTTGAACGCTTTTTTCCAAAAGTTCAGGTTTTTTGGGCTTTTTGCAAGTGA
- a CDS encoding hybrid sensor histidine kinase/response regulator → MPKDILMPKKPTYEELENRLQELERALSTHKETQNSLQKLMANYHTIFDVANDAIFIHALEDGQILDVNQKMLEMYGYTKEEALQLSVESFSKGLPPYTHAEAQKYIQKAAMGEPQIFEWESKKKNGEVFWTDVSLKKVILDGKARIIAIVRDIHKRKKAVEALRFSEEKYRRLAENSPDMIYHMSLPDGTYEYVSPAAEEIFGYPPQTFYENPFFIQQVIHPDSQDFFETQLQELLQCHLPPSYEYRIIHKDQHVRWLNQRSVGVRNENGQLIAIEGIVTDVTGRKEAEAAFHKEERKYKAIIQTAIDGFWLTDLQGKILEINEAYAKMSGYNQEELRGMNICDLDAINSPLEIATRIETLFRQGHDRFETQHRRKDGSVYDVEVSGQYLANENGKLVIFLRDISPYKRAEKEKEALQAQLLQAQKMESIGRLAGGVAHDFNNMLSVIQGYAEMALEKMHPTPKLYNALLEIRKAAQRSADVTRQLLAFARKQTIAPKVLDLNQTVGNMLKMIQRLIGEDIHLTWLPGVNLWPLKIDPSQIDQILVNLCVNARDAIHGVGKLTIETETASINEEYCKHHLGFFPGNFVVLSVSDDGCGMDKETLRKLFEPFFTTKGMDKGTGLGLATVYGIVKQNKGFINVYSEPNIGTTFKIYFPCYQSVEEVQTQTSTAETRPHGNETVLLVEDELAILNVTKMMLESLGYHALTATSPQQAINLARTHAGQIDILLTDVVMPEMNGRELLRTLLSIYPNLKHLYMSGYTANVIAHHGVLEEGVNFIQKPFSKEELSVKIREALK, encoded by the coding sequence ATGCCAAAAGATATACTTATGCCAAAAAAGCCCACTTATGAGGAGCTTGAAAATCGGCTTCAAGAGCTTGAGCGGGCATTATCAACTCACAAAGAGACTCAAAACTCGCTTCAAAAATTGATGGCGAACTATCACACTATTTTTGATGTCGCGAACGATGCCATTTTTATTCACGCGCTTGAAGACGGGCAAATTCTCGATGTGAATCAGAAAATGTTGGAAATGTACGGCTACACTAAAGAAGAAGCCCTTCAATTAAGTGTAGAATCCTTCAGTAAGGGATTGCCGCCCTACACGCACGCCGAGGCTCAGAAGTACATTCAAAAAGCGGCTATGGGTGAGCCGCAAATATTTGAATGGGAGTCAAAGAAAAAAAATGGGGAAGTTTTTTGGACAGATGTCAGCCTGAAAAAAGTGATTCTTGATGGGAAAGCGCGAATCATTGCGATTGTGCGGGATATTCACAAGCGCAAGAAAGCTGTTGAGGCACTGCGCTTTAGTGAAGAAAAGTATCGCCGTTTGGCAGAAAACTCCCCCGACATGATATATCACATGTCGCTCCCTGACGGGACATACGAATATGTCAGTCCCGCTGCAGAGGAGATTTTTGGATACCCGCCACAAACATTTTATGAAAACCCTTTTTTCATTCAACAAGTTATCCATCCTGATTCGCAAGACTTTTTTGAAACTCAGCTGCAGGAACTTCTTCAATGCCATCTTCCGCCATCATACGAATATCGGATTATTCATAAAGATCAACATGTGCGCTGGCTGAACCAACGAAGTGTTGGGGTACGGAATGAAAACGGTCAGCTTATTGCCATAGAGGGAATCGTTACAGACGTTACGGGACGTAAAGAGGCCGAAGCCGCTTTCCATAAAGAAGAAAGAAAATATAAAGCCATTATTCAAACCGCGATTGACGGCTTTTGGCTGACTGATTTGCAAGGCAAAATTTTGGAAATTAATGAGGCATACGCCAAAATGAGCGGCTATAATCAAGAAGAATTGCGTGGTATGAACATTTGTGATTTAGACGCAATTAACAGCCCTCTTGAAATTGCGACTCGCATTGAAACACTCTTCCGACAAGGACACGACCGTTTTGAAACTCAGCATCGCCGCAAGGATGGAAGCGTTTATGATGTGGAAGTTAGCGGTCAATATTTGGCAAATGAGAACGGTAAACTCGTCATTTTTCTACGAGACATTAGCCCTTACAAGCGCGCTGAAAAGGAGAAGGAAGCACTTCAAGCCCAATTGCTTCAGGCGCAAAAAATGGAATCTATTGGCCGTTTGGCTGGCGGCGTCGCGCATGATTTTAATAATATGCTCAGCGTCATTCAAGGTTATGCTGAAATGGCCTTAGAAAAAATGCACCCAACACCCAAGCTGTATAATGCTTTGTTGGAAATCAGGAAAGCAGCCCAACGCTCTGCGGACGTAACGCGCCAACTGCTCGCCTTTGCACGCAAACAGACCATCGCGCCAAAAGTGCTGGACTTGAACCAGACGGTAGGAAACATGCTGAAAATGATTCAACGCCTCATTGGCGAAGATATTCATCTGACATGGTTGCCAGGCGTGAACTTGTGGCCGCTTAAAATAGATCCTTCCCAGATCGATCAAATTTTAGTCAACCTTTGCGTTAATGCAAGGGACGCCATTCACGGCGTGGGCAAGCTCACCATTGAAACCGAAACGGCGAGTATCAATGAAGAATATTGCAAGCATCATTTAGGCTTCTTCCCTGGCAATTTTGTTGTGTTGTCAGTCAGTGATGATGGCTGCGGGATGGACAAAGAGACGCTACGAAAATTGTTTGAACCGTTTTTCACAACGAAAGGAATGGACAAAGGCACGGGGCTTGGGCTGGCCACCGTGTATGGCATCGTCAAGCAGAACAAAGGGTTTATCAATGTTTATAGCGAACCCAACATCGGCACCACTTTCAAAATTTACTTTCCTTGCTATCAATCAGTTGAGGAAGTTCAGACCCAAACATCCACAGCCGAAACCAGACCACACGGAAACGAAACAGTCCTTTTAGTTGAGGACGAACTGGCAATTTTGAATGTGACCAAAATGATGCTGGAAAGCCTTGGCTACCATGCGCTGACGGCCACCTCACCACAACAAGCCATCAATTTGGCACGAACTCACGCTGGCCAAATTGATATCCTTCTCACAGATGTGGTCATGCCGGAAATGAACGGTCGCGAATTGCTACGCACCTTGCTCTCGATATATCCGAACCTAAAGCATTTGTATATGTCCGGCTATACGGCCAATGTCATCGCGCATCACGGTGTTTTGGAAGAAGGCGTCAATTTTATCCAGAAACCGTTTTCAAAAGAGGAGCTGTCCGTAAAAATCCGCGAAGCGCTGAAATGA
- a CDS encoding glycosyltransferase family 4 protein, translating into MKLLFLRTDFYGAIRVGGSFSHIRGFLKGMDELGVGVETSSSAELFVGNPYPFHQIPYSPFFDSFPEAHCLAHNRTLEQNLPAIIEQTKPDFLYQRHSEFIYATSKIAEKFGLPLILEVNNIEAWLKKNWGGKLYFKNFLRRAEALQFHKADALMVVSEVLKQDLIRWFDLPEEKIHVNPNGVDVDAFSDRIDTAAFFQTLSDELKKRWRGKLLCGFVGTFGEWHGVEVLAKSVKRVVAKNPSIHFVLIGGGKLRKTVDEILETDGVSDYVTLLGSVSHELVPKYLSLCDVLLSPHVDNVDGTPFFGSPTKLFEYMGLGKAIVASGVGQIKDILRDGENGLLIPPKDENALAERILFLGENPDLRNALGKAARKDAVEKYSWRENARRVLQIAESLNKNEKR; encoded by the coding sequence ATGAAGCTTCTTTTTTTACGGACGGATTTTTATGGTGCGATTCGTGTTGGAGGTTCATTCTCGCATATTCGTGGATTTTTGAAAGGTATGGACGAATTAGGTGTTGGCGTTGAAACGTCGTCTTCCGCCGAGCTTTTCGTGGGAAATCCGTATCCGTTTCATCAAATTCCGTATTCGCCGTTTTTCGATTCGTTTCCCGAAGCGCATTGCCTCGCGCACAATCGCACGCTCGAACAAAATTTGCCCGCGATTATCGAGCAAACCAAGCCCGATTTTCTTTATCAACGCCACAGCGAGTTCATTTATGCGACATCGAAAATTGCGGAAAAATTCGGCTTGCCGCTGATTTTGGAAGTGAATAATATCGAGGCGTGGCTGAAAAAAAATTGGGGTGGAAAACTCTATTTCAAAAATTTTCTTCGTAGAGCCGAAGCGCTTCAGTTTCATAAAGCCGATGCCTTAATGGTTGTTTCCGAAGTGCTCAAGCAAGATTTGATACGCTGGTTTGATTTGCCCGAGGAAAAAATCCATGTAAACCCAAATGGCGTTGATGTGGATGCGTTTTCCGATCGGATCGATACGGCAGCATTTTTTCAGACGCTTTCAGACGAATTAAAAAAACGGTGGCGGGGAAAGTTGCTGTGTGGGTTTGTGGGGACATTTGGCGAATGGCATGGTGTGGAAGTTTTGGCCAAATCAGTGAAGCGAGTGGTCGCGAAAAATCCATCGATTCACTTTGTTCTCATCGGTGGCGGAAAGCTTCGGAAAACGGTCGATGAAATTCTTGAAACGGATGGCGTATCTGACTACGTAACGCTGTTGGGGTCGGTGTCGCACGAGCTTGTTCCAAAATACTTGTCGCTTTGCGATGTGCTTTTGAGCCCGCATGTCGACAATGTAGACGGGACGCCGTTTTTCGGCTCGCCAACAAAGTTATTTGAATATATGGGTTTAGGAAAAGCGATCGTCGCCTCAGGCGTGGGGCAAATCAAAGATATTTTGCGTGACGGCGAAAATGGCTTGTTAATTCCGCCAAAAGATGAAAACGCGCTGGCTGAAAGAATTCTATTTCTTGGTGAAAATCCTGATTTGCGCAATGCGCTTGGAAAAGCCGCACGGAAAGATGCGGTGGAAAAATACTCGTGGCGGGAAAATGCTCGGCGGGTACTTCAGATCGCGGAATCGCTCAACAAAAATGAAAAACGATGA
- the modA gene encoding molybdate ABC transporter substrate-binding protein yields the protein MTRKIFSFGFICFFLFAGFLSISGCGSAKKDAPLRIAAAANLSYLIDELKKDFEKTHPGIDLEFSRASSGKLVSQIMNGAPYDVFLSADMSYPERLTKEGFADGNPIVYAKGKLILFSAGKISLKDGLQSLKADSVKTVALANPELAPYGKATLQALEKCGLSDLKSKFVIAENVSQAVQFSLNATDAGFIPKSAIYAPALKSFHDESVHWIAISDSLYEPILQGAVLLKRAEENSEAKLFMDYLQSDAAKNIFESFGYGK from the coding sequence ATGACGCGCAAGATTTTTTCCTTCGGTTTTATTTGCTTTTTCCTTTTTGCCGGCTTCTTGTCTATTTCGGGCTGCGGAAGCGCCAAAAAAGATGCGCCGCTCCGAATTGCGGCAGCAGCAAATCTGAGCTATTTGATTGACGAACTCAAAAAAGATTTTGAAAAAACGCATCCGGGCATCGATTTGGAATTTTCCCGCGCATCCAGCGGCAAGCTCGTGAGTCAAATTATGAACGGCGCGCCGTATGATGTATTTCTTTCCGCCGACATGTCCTACCCCGAACGCCTCACCAAAGAAGGCTTTGCCGATGGAAACCCTATCGTTTATGCCAAAGGAAAATTGATTTTATTTTCGGCGGGAAAAATCTCGCTCAAAGATGGCCTTCAAAGCCTGAAAGCCGACAGTGTCAAAACCGTTGCGCTGGCCAATCCTGAGCTTGCACCGTATGGCAAAGCCACACTTCAAGCGCTTGAAAAATGTGGGCTTTCGGACTTAAAGTCGAAATTTGTCATTGCGGAAAATGTCTCGCAAGCGGTGCAATTTTCGCTGAATGCCACCGATGCTGGGTTTATTCCAAAATCAGCGATCTACGCGCCGGCGTTGAAGTCGTTCCATGACGAAAGCGTGCATTGGATTGCAATTTCAGACTCGCTTTACGAGCCGATTTTGCAAGGCGCTGTTTTGCTCAAACGCGCCGAAGAAAATTCAGAGGCCAAACTATTTATGGATTATTTGCAAAGTGACGCGGCAAAAAACATTTTTGAATCCTTTGGGTACGGGAAATAA